In one window of Streptomyces roseofulvus DNA:
- a CDS encoding TetR/AcrR family transcriptional regulator gives MSPRGVATPDVRERLFAAAERVVERDGPGALTSRSVTTEAGCAKGLLHAHFSGFDEFVAELCLDRFARTAAKARALAGAVGQGTVGGNLDAVVLALFDAGGPAVSGLAMARPAAALRIREALAAGAPGFSAIEEAVAGYLEAERGLGRVPAGLDPAGAALALVGTSHHLLMTTWPGSPDPRPAVRRLLATLVPEV, from the coding sequence ATGTCACCGCGCGGAGTGGCGACGCCGGACGTGCGCGAGCGGCTGTTCGCGGCGGCCGAGCGGGTCGTCGAAAGGGATGGACCGGGTGCGCTCACCAGCCGTTCCGTGACGACCGAGGCGGGCTGCGCGAAGGGGCTGCTGCACGCCCACTTCTCGGGCTTCGACGAGTTCGTGGCCGAGCTGTGCCTGGACCGCTTCGCCCGTACGGCGGCGAAGGCCCGGGCGCTGGCCGGGGCGGTCGGCCAGGGCACCGTCGGCGGGAACCTCGACGCCGTCGTCCTCGCGCTCTTCGACGCGGGAGGCCCGGCGGTCTCCGGCCTCGCCATGGCCCGTCCCGCCGCCGCGCTCCGGATCCGCGAGGCGCTGGCCGCCGGCGCGCCGGGGTTCTCGGCGATCGAGGAGGCCGTCGCCGGCTATCTGGAGGCCGAGCGCGGGCTGGGCCGGGTCCCGGCCGGCCTGGACCCGGCCGGCGCGGCCCTCGCCCTCGTCGGCACCAGCCACCACCTGTTGATGACCACCTGGCCCGGCTCCCCCGACCCCCGCCCGGCGGTCCGGCGGCTGCTGGCCACGCTGGTGCCGGAGGTCTAG
- a CDS encoding NAD(P)/FAD-dependent oxidoreductase, with amino-acid sequence MTRPRILVVGAGFAGVGCVKRLERRLTEREARITLLSPFSYQLYLPLLPQVAAGVLTPQSVALSLRRSQKHRTRIMPGGAVGVDTAAKAVVVRTISGEYEVEPYDHLVLAPGSVTRTFDIPGLADHARGMKTLAEAVYIRDHVIAQLDLADASDDEAERAARLQFVVVGGGYAGTETAACLQLLTHNAVKRYPRLDPALIKWHLVDIAPRLMPELGEKLGAAAMDILTKRGIQVSLGVSVASVDDETVTLTDGRVLPCRTLIWTAGVAASPLVATVGAETVRGRLVTTPEMRVPGLDGVWALGDAAAVPDLAKGEEGAICPPTAQHAMRQGKTLADNLVATLRGQSTHPYTHKDLGLVVDLGGMDGVSKPLGVELHGPAAQAVARGYHWAALRTNVAKTRVMTNWLLNAVAGDDYVRTGFLASKAGTLRDFEYTDAYLTPDQVRLHTGPFRGAVG; translated from the coding sequence GTGACGCGACCGAGGATTCTCGTGGTGGGCGCCGGTTTCGCCGGAGTGGGCTGTGTGAAGCGGCTCGAACGGCGGCTGACCGAGCGGGAGGCGCGGATCACGCTGCTCTCCCCCTTCTCGTACCAGCTCTACCTGCCGCTGCTCCCCCAGGTGGCGGCGGGCGTCCTGACCCCGCAGTCGGTGGCGCTGTCGCTGCGGCGCAGCCAGAAGCACCGGACCCGGATCATGCCGGGCGGCGCGGTGGGCGTGGACACGGCGGCGAAGGCCGTGGTGGTGCGGACGATCTCCGGGGAGTACGAGGTCGAGCCGTACGACCATCTGGTCCTCGCGCCCGGCAGCGTCACCCGGACCTTCGACATCCCGGGGCTCGCCGACCACGCCCGGGGCATGAAGACGCTGGCCGAGGCGGTGTACATCCGCGACCACGTCATCGCCCAGCTGGACCTGGCCGACGCCAGCGACGACGAGGCCGAGCGGGCCGCGCGGCTCCAGTTCGTGGTGGTCGGCGGCGGGTACGCGGGCACCGAGACGGCGGCCTGCCTCCAGCTGCTCACCCACAACGCGGTCAAGCGGTACCCGCGGCTCGACCCGGCGCTCATCAAGTGGCACCTGGTGGACATCGCGCCCCGGCTGATGCCCGAGCTCGGCGAGAAGCTCGGCGCGGCCGCCATGGACATCCTCACCAAGCGGGGCATCCAGGTCTCGCTGGGCGTGTCGGTGGCCTCGGTGGACGACGAGACCGTCACCCTCACGGACGGCAGGGTGCTGCCCTGCCGCACCCTCATCTGGACGGCCGGCGTGGCCGCGAGCCCGCTCGTCGCGACGGTCGGCGCCGAGACCGTCCGCGGCCGGCTGGTCACGACGCCGGAGATGCGGGTGCCGGGGCTCGACGGGGTGTGGGCGCTCGGCGACGCAGCGGCGGTGCCGGACCTGGCGAAGGGCGAGGAGGGCGCGATCTGCCCGCCGACGGCCCAGCACGCCATGCGCCAGGGCAAGACGCTCGCCGACAACCTGGTGGCGACCCTGCGCGGCCAGTCGACGCACCCGTACACGCACAAGGACCTGGGTCTGGTGGTGGACCTGGGCGGGATGGACGGGGTGTCGAAGCCGCTGGGCGTGGAGCTGCACGGGCCGGCGGCGCAGGCGGTGGCGCGCGGCTACCACTGGGCGGCGCTGCGGACCAATGTGGCGAAGACCCGGGTGATGACGAACTGGCTGCTGAACGCGGTGGCCGGGGACGACTACGTACGCACCGGGTTCCTCGCCTCGAAGGCGGGGACGCTGCGCGACTTCGAGTACACCGACGCCTATCTGACGCCGGACCAGGTGCGGCTGCACACCGGCCCGTTCCGGGGCGCGGTCGGCTGA
- a CDS encoding L,D-transpeptidase family protein, with protein MPAFVRKGAPALLGAGTLCAALLLTGCAHPEPTATPPTTPARPSAAAKATAPEATDARPAGPVRIPGIGPLTQARIPDGTTQALVVTGATENSNTATVVLHQRAPGGRWYEAGGPWPAHNALKGWTTDHSAGDLRTPIGVYRIGDAGGRLPDPGARLPYDEDPEFAISGTGFHGESLEGSFDHVIAIDYNRVPGRTPLDKERPLGADKGGGVWIHVDHGGPTQACVALDRDDLRTLLISLDPAAEPVVVMGPAPALAR; from the coding sequence ATGCCCGCCTTCGTCCGCAAGGGCGCCCCCGCGCTCCTCGGCGCCGGCACCCTGTGCGCGGCCCTGCTGCTCACCGGCTGCGCGCACCCCGAACCGACCGCCACCCCGCCGACGACGCCCGCCCGGCCCTCCGCCGCCGCGAAGGCCACGGCCCCCGAGGCCACCGACGCCCGCCCCGCCGGCCCCGTCCGCATCCCCGGCATCGGCCCGCTCACCCAGGCCCGGATCCCCGACGGCACCACCCAGGCCCTGGTCGTCACCGGCGCCACCGAGAACAGCAACACCGCCACCGTCGTCCTCCACCAGCGCGCCCCCGGCGGCCGGTGGTACGAGGCAGGCGGTCCCTGGCCCGCGCACAACGCGCTCAAGGGCTGGACCACCGACCACTCCGCTGGCGACCTGCGCACCCCCATCGGCGTCTACCGCATCGGCGACGCCGGCGGCCGGCTGCCGGACCCGGGCGCCCGCCTCCCGTACGACGAGGACCCCGAGTTCGCCATCAGCGGCACCGGCTTCCACGGCGAATCCCTCGAAGGCTCCTTCGACCACGTCATCGCCATCGACTACAACCGCGTCCCCGGCCGCACCCCCCTCGACAAGGAGCGCCCGCTCGGCGCGGACAAGGGCGGCGGCGTCTGGATCCACGTCGACCACGGCGGCCCCACCCAGGCGTGCGTCGCACTCGACCGCGACGACCTGCGCACCCTGCTGATCAGCCTCGACCCGGCCGCCGAACCCGTCGTCGTCATGGGACCGGCCCCCGCACTCGCCCGCTGA
- a CDS encoding GNAT family N-acetyltransferase, which yields MSDLEGYGQLRVVPAAGERELADWRAVHNAIIPTAVLSADEVRERAGRNRLDVAYLGGVAVGCSTVRPPDEETPAATVIARILPEYRRRGFGTALYEQGLAHARTLSGAGVETVVLASNEEGLRFALARGFTEVERYVLPGDTIPFVTLRLG from the coding sequence ATGAGCGATCTTGAGGGGTACGGGCAGCTGCGGGTGGTCCCGGCGGCGGGCGAGCGGGAGCTGGCCGACTGGCGGGCGGTGCACAACGCGATCATCCCGACGGCGGTGCTGTCGGCGGACGAGGTGCGGGAGCGGGCCGGGCGGAACCGGCTGGACGTGGCCTACCTGGGCGGGGTGGCGGTGGGGTGTTCCACCGTGCGTCCGCCGGACGAGGAGACGCCGGCGGCGACGGTCATCGCGCGGATCCTGCCGGAGTACCGGCGGCGGGGCTTCGGGACGGCGCTGTACGAGCAGGGCCTGGCGCACGCCCGGACGCTGAGCGGCGCGGGGGTCGAGACGGTGGTGCTGGCGTCGAACGAGGAGGGGTTGCGGTTCGCGCTGGCGCGCGGCTTCACGGAGGTGGAGCGGTATGTGCTGCCGGGCGACACGATCCCGTTCGTGACCCTGCGGCTCGGCTGA